In Thermodesulforhabdus norvegica, a single window of DNA contains:
- a CDS encoding DUF4198 domain-containing protein, producing the protein MKKFSNPCPLGIAAFFIVFLGATAFAHDLWINVGEVKHNKATVAVVFGHNFPYYDILITKDRLADFFYVVPSGERRQVEKVREEETGDGKGALLADIPLEEPGTYVVVASIKRRGSEKQVPSEKYAKAIISTDRTSQSIPPLPHEPRLDILPLENPASIKPGVCLPVKVLYEGQPLSTYLYATYAGYYSETEPFPITVKSDEDGIACVPVDRPGNWLVQCSHKVDISATLTFTVND; encoded by the coding sequence ATGAAGAAGTTTAGCAACCCATGCCCGCTTGGAATTGCCGCTTTTTTCATCGTTTTCCTGGGTGCCACCGCTTTTGCCCATGACCTCTGGATCAACGTAGGAGAAGTGAAGCACAACAAAGCCACCGTTGCAGTGGTCTTTGGTCACAACTTTCCTTATTATGACATCCTTATCACCAAAGACAGGTTGGCGGACTTCTTCTATGTCGTCCCATCGGGAGAACGGCGACAAGTCGAGAAGGTTAGAGAAGAAGAAACAGGAGACGGCAAAGGAGCTCTTTTGGCCGATATCCCGTTAGAGGAGCCCGGAACATACGTTGTAGTGGCCAGCATCAAGCGCAGGGGCTCAGAAAAGCAGGTTCCTTCGGAGAAATACGCCAAGGCTATAATCAGCACGGATAGAACGTCACAATCGATTCCACCGTTACCACATGAGCCCAGGCTTGATATCCTTCCGTTGGAAAATCCTGCCTCGATTAAGCCTGGTGTCTGTCTGCCCGTCAAGGTGCTTTACGAAGGGCAACCTCTTTCTACCTATTTGTATGCCACTTATGCTGGTTATTACTCTGAAACCGAACCTTTTCCCATAACCGTTAAAAGTGATGAGGACGGAATAGCATGCGTTCCGGTCGATCGACCCGGGAATTGGCTCGTCCAATGTAGTCACAAAGTCGATATTTCGGCTACTTTAACATTCACTGTGAATGATTGA